In a genomic window of Thermoproteus tenax Kra 1:
- a CDS encoding SRPBCC domain-containing protein: MELRYDGVIELRDVSNFRKLLEPEVVGRAFPGVTAVEREGEWYKAKMVLNVGSLRGTLDVRFRYAEISEDGATVVGATNGLQSTVDFTLKFLRKDRQVLWSFVGNARGLIATLGRPLLDAVAKSLIAQVVSNLRAIL, encoded by the coding sequence GTGGAGCTCAGATACGATGGCGTAATTGAGCTGAGGGACGTCTCCAACTTTAGAAAGCTGTTAGAGCCAGAAGTGGTCGGGCGGGCCTTCCCGGGAGTCACGGCCGTTGAGAGGGAGGGAGAGTGGTATAAAGCTAAAATGGTTCTCAACGTGGGCAGTCTGCGGGGGACTCTGGACGTGAGATTTAGATATGCTGAGATTTCGGAGGACGGGGCCACCGTGGTTGGAGCGACCAACGGGCTACAGAGCACCGTGGACTTCACGCTGAAGTTTCTCAGAAAAGATAGACAAGTCCTCTGGAGCTTCGTCGGAAACGCCCGAGGACTGATAGCGACCTTGGGAAGGCCCTTACTTGACGCTGTCGCCAAATCCCTTATAGCCCAAGTTGTGTCCAATCTTAGGGCTATCTTGTGA
- the rrp41 gene encoding exosome complex exonuclease Rrp41 codes for MKQSPVPLLVEGKRADGRAPDQMREVNIAVGVISNADGSAMVSYGNTVAVAAVYGPREMHPRHLSLPDKAVMRVRYHMAPFSTKDERKNPAPSRREIEISKVLREALEPAIFLEQFPRSRIDVFIEILQADGSTRVASLTAASLALADAGIPMRDLVIGVSVGLVNGVVVLDLNGLEDNYGEGDMPVGYMPNLRRISLLQLDGAWTRERFTEALRLAIKGAEYVYSKAREALKSKYFEIAEEVAK; via the coding sequence ATGAAGCAATCCCCCGTGCCTTTACTTGTGGAGGGCAAGAGGGCCGACGGCAGAGCCCCTGATCAGATGCGAGAGGTAAATATAGCTGTCGGCGTAATCTCGAACGCCGACGGATCAGCCATGGTCTCATACGGCAACACTGTGGCTGTAGCGGCCGTGTACGGCCCAAGGGAGATGCATCCGCGCCATCTAAGCCTACCCGATAAGGCCGTGATGCGCGTAAGGTACCACATGGCGCCGTTCAGCACAAAGGATGAGAGAAAGAACCCAGCGCCATCCCGCCGCGAGATAGAGATATCTAAGGTGCTCAGAGAAGCGCTCGAGCCCGCTATATTTCTTGAGCAGTTTCCGCGCTCCCGCATAGACGTATTCATTGAGATTCTGCAGGCCGACGGCTCAACAAGGGTGGCGTCGCTGACGGCAGCCTCTCTAGCTTTGGCCGACGCAGGGATCCCCATGAGGGACTTGGTCATAGGCGTTTCAGTGGGTCTCGTCAACGGCGTTGTTGTGTTGGACTTAAACGGCCTAGAGGACAACTACGGCGAGGGAGACATGCCTGTCGGATATATGCCCAACTTGAGGAGGATATCCCTTTTACAGCTCGACGGAGCGTGGACTAGGGAGAGGTTCACAGAGGCATTGCGGCTAGCCATAAAAGGCGCCGAGTATGTGTACAGCAAGGCGCGCGAGGCGCTTAAATCGAAATACTTCGAAATAGCTGAGGAAGTTGCCAAATAA
- a CDS encoding DMT family transporter, translated as MSNLIGVILALSASVAWSIAPLLYKTGSTESAWDDLFSLALATFISALPLLLIGAHLSTTMLIYGALFSLLGPVLGTYMYLVSLRHASVGLATLVSYAYVILVPLLSIDISLRHLLAGALAMLGLYIAMRARGGSVKGIALAFSSALLYALSFLVIGSAAAVTDPWSFTLARAIGFLLPVALIEMARGKSPKISPKIFLAGIVSYGVGGPLFILSVYYLGPVIPSIISALSPVLTQVLAIFALGERPDFYTALGFLVMIAAILLAV; from the coding sequence GTGTCGAACTTAATCGGAGTCATTCTCGCCCTCTCGGCGTCAGTTGCGTGGAGTATTGCACCATTGTTATACAAGACGGGCTCTACCGAAAGCGCGTGGGACGATCTCTTCTCTCTGGCCCTTGCGACGTTCATCTCAGCTCTGCCTCTGCTGTTGATCGGCGCCCATCTGTCGACGACTATGTTGATCTACGGGGCTCTGTTCTCTCTATTGGGGCCCGTCTTGGGTACGTATATGTATCTCGTCTCTCTGAGACATGCGAGCGTGGGGCTTGCCACGCTAGTGTCCTACGCCTATGTGATCCTGGTTCCTCTCTTGAGCATAGATATATCGTTGCGTCATCTTCTAGCAGGCGCCCTGGCTATGTTGGGGCTCTATATAGCAATGAGGGCTAGGGGCGGCTCTGTTAAGGGCATTGCTCTGGCCTTCTCATCCGCTCTTTTATACGCTCTATCGTTTCTCGTGATCGGCTCTGCGGCCGCTGTAACAGATCCTTGGAGTTTCACTCTGGCAAGAGCAATAGGATTTCTATTGCCAGTCGCCTTGATAGAGATGGCCAGAGGAAAGTCGCCTAAAATTAGCCCAAAGATCTTCCTTGCGGGAATAGTAAGCTATGGAGTAGGCGGCCCCCTATTTATCCTGTCGGTGTACTACCTAGGGCCGGTGATCCCCTCAATAATTAGCGCCCTGTCGCCAGTCCTTACTCAGGTGTTAGCGATATTTGCCTTGGGCGAGAGGCCGGACTTCTATACTGCGCTGGGATTTCTCGTGATGATCGCAGCCATTCTGCTTGCAGTTTAA
- a CDS encoding M28 family peptidase: MGELANKCSEYRDLVAGSPEERAFLDYISSILDLPFIWMQLTPVEVLYWRDGGSWIEVGEMRLEALALPYSKGGVLEGRLVDINGDVEGNIAVAPFPSDLNDAKYVVIDAARRGAIAVVLYGEPLRRIVVTDELGFKYDAAPPPIPAISAPTSIAKMTGSRARLVVNASSNVTYSYNIIAMNSFEDTPMISAHYDHWLYGASDNCGGVEAAVTAFLDLVAEDYPVALGLFTAEEGVAPHVPSLYWAWGSLIYFSKWRPRHLVNLDVVGTGSPKAYVMPYMREVVSGLLPVEWPRPDFDSLNYELRGMPSVTISALDDVWPVYHSPLDNRVDDAMITLTVDIAKRIVKTEPRRPEVDLSHYGIPVRADPYDAWSLIYNYLVIFKNNNHSDIVYVNIFDFLKRNAKDYIRIDVLGGPTLCVNNCDKAFDYYRELAYAALI; encoded by the coding sequence GTGGGAGAGCTCGCCAACAAGTGCTCAGAATATAGGGACCTTGTCGCAGGATCCCCTGAGGAGAGAGCTTTTTTGGACTACATATCATCCATCCTCGATCTGCCGTTCATCTGGATGCAGCTGACCCCCGTCGAAGTGTTGTATTGGAGAGATGGGGGGTCATGGATAGAGGTCGGCGAGATGCGGCTTGAGGCACTAGCGCTGCCCTACTCTAAGGGCGGCGTTCTAGAGGGGAGGTTAGTCGATATAAATGGCGATGTAGAGGGGAACATAGCCGTCGCGCCGTTTCCATCCGATCTAAACGATGCGAAATATGTTGTTATAGATGCGGCGAGGCGCGGGGCTATCGCTGTAGTTCTCTACGGCGAGCCGTTGAGGAGGATCGTCGTAACCGATGAGCTCGGCTTTAAGTATGATGCCGCTCCCCCGCCGATACCGGCTATCAGCGCCCCCACATCTATCGCCAAAATGACGGGGAGCAGAGCTAGACTCGTCGTTAACGCGAGCTCCAACGTGACGTATAGCTACAACATAATCGCCATGAACAGCTTCGAGGACACCCCTATGATATCGGCACACTACGACCACTGGCTGTATGGCGCCTCGGACAACTGCGGTGGCGTAGAAGCCGCAGTAACGGCCTTCCTCGACCTAGTTGCTGAGGACTACCCAGTAGCGCTCGGCCTCTTCACAGCAGAGGAGGGCGTGGCTCCCCACGTGCCGTCGCTCTACTGGGCTTGGGGGTCGCTGATATACTTCAGCAAGTGGAGACCACGGCACTTGGTCAACTTGGACGTTGTAGGCACAGGGTCCCCCAAGGCGTATGTCATGCCATATATGCGAGAGGTAGTATCAGGCCTTCTCCCGGTAGAATGGCCCCGGCCCGACTTCGATTCTCTTAACTACGAGCTTAGGGGCATGCCGTCGGTCACAATATCTGCACTAGATGATGTGTGGCCTGTATATCACAGCCCGCTTGACAATAGAGTCGATGACGCAATGATAACTCTAACGGTAGACATAGCCAAGAGGATCGTGAAGACAGAGCCAAGACGGCCCGAGGTTGACCTCTCTCACTACGGAATACCGGTGAGGGCTGATCCGTACGATGCATGGTCTCTTATATATAATTATTTAGTTATCTTTAAAAATAATAACCATAGTGATATTGTGTATGTTAATATTTTTGATTTCTTAAAAAGAAATGCGAAGGACTACATCCGTATAGATGTTCTAGGAGGGCCAACGCTGTGCGTCAACAACTGCGATAAGGCGTTTGACTATTATAGAGAGCTGGCCTACGCAGCCCTCATTTGA
- a CDS encoding DHH family phosphoesterase, giving the protein MYLEKLLGALGNYRKIALVTHRHADADAVGCASVIKEVLESRGYSALIVCPEGVSKEARPLIQCQRALPDDIDAVVLVDVASLAQVPEIKKPLVILDHHKVGDQLPGLRLERPSCSELALEIALEAGVKPSRDALIAAALGIYEDTGGLLRADERTFELLKYAVSEVGPLERYLRREEDASLKMAKLKGLLRTSAYRTSRGILCITNVGAHEGAVAELLISAGCDIAIVISKRKDEVRIFLRSGSIDVADLAAKIASRLGGRGGGHMGASAIVLREGDPQEIARHILTYIDPKASALS; this is encoded by the coding sequence GTGTACTTAGAAAAGCTCTTAGGCGCCTTAGGGAACTATCGAAAAATAGCGTTGGTGACGCATAGACATGCTGATGCAGACGCCGTGGGCTGCGCAAGCGTTATCAAGGAGGTACTTGAGAGCAGAGGCTATAGCGCATTGATAGTCTGTCCAGAGGGCGTATCCAAGGAGGCCAGGCCCCTTATTCAATGCCAACGGGCACTGCCTGACGATATCGATGCGGTAGTCCTCGTCGACGTGGCCTCGTTGGCTCAAGTGCCTGAGATCAAGAAACCCCTAGTGATCCTGGATCACCATAAGGTGGGAGACCAGTTGCCTGGTCTAAGGCTAGAGAGACCTAGTTGTAGCGAGCTCGCGTTAGAGATAGCGCTCGAGGCAGGCGTCAAGCCCTCTAGAGACGCGTTGATAGCAGCGGCCTTGGGGATATATGAAGACACGGGCGGCCTGCTCAGAGCCGACGAGAGGACCTTTGAACTGCTCAAATACGCCGTATCGGAGGTAGGCCCCTTGGAGAGGTATCTCAGACGGGAGGAGGACGCCTCGCTCAAGATGGCGAAGCTGAAGGGGCTTCTGAGAACCTCGGCGTATAGAACGAGCAGAGGTATCCTGTGTATAACGAACGTGGGCGCACATGAGGGCGCTGTGGCGGAGCTCCTAATTTCGGCAGGTTGTGACATAGCTATAGTTATATCGAAGCGTAAGGATGAGGTCCGTATTTTCCTTAGGTCTGGTTCTATCGATGTCGCAGACCTTGCCGCTAAGATAGCGTCAAGACTGGGAGGCAGGGGCGGCGGCCATATGGGCGCCTCGGCGATAGTGCTGAGGGAGGGAGATCCGCAGGAGATCGCCAGGCATATTCTGACCTATATAGACCCTAAAGCGAGTGCGCTCAGCTGA
- the rrp42 gene encoding exosome complex protein Rrp42 has translation MASISPYGKRFISYLRRGQIRRLISSGNRLDGRPLDQYRDITIRTNVTNTADGSAEVLLGRTRVVAGVKIGLGNPFPDAPDEGVLVVNAEVLPHASPYSEVGPPDETAIELARVVDRGLRHSGFIDFKRLAIDQSKVYVVWLDLYVLNDDGNLVDASNLAAVAALRSTMLPTVVKDEAGAYKLDKNNRTAMPSDLSKAPISVSLGKIDTRIIVDPILEEELSLDSRITITISQDNIVSIQKTIGYFSEQELEQAIELSYKSKEFLKQILLKYLV, from the coding sequence ATGGCCTCCATAAGCCCCTACGGAAAACGCTTTATCTCATATCTAAGGCGGGGACAGATTAGGAGGTTGATCTCATCTGGTAATAGGCTGGACGGTAGACCGCTTGATCAATATAGAGATATCACAATAAGAACCAACGTGACAAATACAGCCGACGGCTCCGCCGAAGTGCTCTTGGGCAGGACGAGGGTTGTGGCCGGCGTTAAGATAGGTCTCGGCAATCCATTCCCAGACGCGCCCGACGAGGGCGTCCTTGTGGTCAACGCAGAGGTCCTCCCGCACGCATCCCCCTATAGCGAGGTGGGCCCCCCAGACGAGACGGCGATAGAGCTAGCGAGGGTGGTCGATAGAGGCTTGCGCCACAGCGGTTTCATAGACTTCAAGAGATTGGCCATAGATCAGTCTAAGGTCTATGTGGTTTGGCTAGACCTGTACGTCCTCAACGATGACGGCAACCTTGTGGACGCCTCCAACTTGGCGGCTGTTGCAGCGCTTAGGAGCACCATGTTGCCCACCGTCGTCAAGGACGAGGCGGGAGCCTACAAGTTGGACAAGAACAACAGAACTGCTATGCCCTCAGATTTATCCAAGGCGCCCATCTCCGTATCTCTCGGCAAAATAGACACGCGTATAATCGTGGATCCAATACTAGAGGAGGAGCTCTCGTTGGACAGCCGCATCACTATAACTATATCCCAAGACAATATAGTCTCAATACAAAAAACAATAGGATATTTCAGCGAACAAGAATTGGAACAAGCTATAGAATTATCATATAAATCTAAAGAATTTTTGAAACAAATATTATTAAAATATTTAGTATAG
- a CDS encoding Brix domain-containing protein gives MNRVLATSSRYYSKRVSQVLNELSTALPGVEKVVRGKQSYKDLLEEAILRGARYILLVFSRHGNPSALRVIDVERRAWFPYELAISGVKTREDMPAFVLRKPRAASAAIVDYTASELPDILMTIFGYPLLFSAELDKIKGRYDTIVLVRGSPGRYIIELIDGSDLGPRGLILKIKAIKLIRNAQNIV, from the coding sequence GTGAATAGGGTATTGGCCACCTCGTCTCGATACTACTCCAAGAGGGTATCCCAAGTGCTCAACGAGCTCTCCACGGCACTCCCCGGCGTTGAAAAGGTAGTTAGAGGAAAACAATCCTACAAGGACTTACTGGAGGAGGCAATCCTCAGAGGCGCCCGCTACATCCTCTTGGTGTTCTCGAGGCACGGCAACCCATCAGCTCTGCGGGTTATAGACGTGGAAAGGAGGGCTTGGTTTCCTTACGAGTTGGCGATCTCGGGCGTTAAGACTAGGGAGGATATGCCGGCCTTCGTGCTCAGAAAGCCGAGGGCCGCGAGCGCTGCGATAGTAGATTATACAGCCAGCGAGTTGCCCGATATTTTGATGACTATATTCGGATATCCGCTCTTGTTCTCTGCAGAATTGGATAAGATAAAAGGACGATATGACACCATAGTGTTAGTGAGAGGCTCGCCCGGAAGGTACATAATTGAGCTGATAGACGGATCGGATCTCGGCCCCCGCGGCTTGATCCTTAAAATCAAGGCGATCAAGTTGATCAGAAATGCTCAAAATATCGTTTGA
- a CDS encoding nucleotidyltransferase family protein produces the protein MIAVVVLAAGESKRFGEFKLSARVCGKPMLSWVLESAIASRVGPVYVVTGYNAHEVVRLAADYDVETVYNPWFRHGLSTSIKSAIIAAPHFDGYIFALGDMPFVRPETLRALSDNLARAPIVYPVYRGRRGNPVLVRRDVLAFLLGLEGDVGARALLGMLRSLGIEVQDRGVVIDIDTRDDVPLCRT, from the coding sequence GTGATTGCAGTCGTAGTCTTAGCGGCAGGGGAGTCTAAACGTTTCGGAGAGTTCAAGCTTTCCGCGAGAGTCTGCGGCAAGCCGATGTTGTCGTGGGTCCTTGAGTCGGCTATCGCCTCAAGAGTGGGGCCTGTCTACGTCGTAACGGGCTACAATGCACATGAGGTGGTCCGATTGGCCGCCGACTACGATGTAGAGACGGTCTATAACCCGTGGTTCAGGCACGGCCTCAGCACTAGTATCAAGTCCGCAATCATCGCGGCGCCGCATTTCGACGGATATATATTCGCCCTAGGTGACATGCCCTTCGTCAGACCGGAAACTCTGAGGGCTCTCTCGGACAACCTAGCCAGAGCGCCGATAGTCTACCCTGTATATCGCGGAAGGAGGGGAAATCCGGTGCTTGTGCGTAGGGATGTCCTCGCCTTTCTACTGGGGCTCGAAGGCGATGTAGGGGCTAGGGCGCTATTGGGAATGTTGAGAAGCTTAGGGATAGAGGTTCAAGATCGGGGCGTCGTGATAGATATAGATACCAGAGATGATGTTCCGCTGTGTCGAACTTAA
- the rrp4 gene encoding exosome complex RNA-binding protein Rrp4, which translates to MKFVAPRQIIFPGDLVASEDENVEGAVYLDNGKYRASSVGLVEFRENKIVIVPLEGVYRPKQGDIVIGYITDVLASGWEVDIRAPFPAWLPLNEAVTKYIDLERIALTSLLNIGDVVIAQVKDIDLTDEYPVTLTLREGERLGKIESGFIAEISPVKVPRVIGKKGSMLATISELGCELTIGQNGRIWAKCRDTEAELALLKVLAKIERESHVAGLTDRVKAFIESLKNSSKGGSL; encoded by the coding sequence ATGAAATTCGTAGCGCCTAGACAAATAATATTTCCTGGAGATCTAGTAGCCTCAGAGGACGAGAACGTCGAGGGCGCTGTATATCTAGACAACGGCAAATACAGAGCATCTTCAGTTGGGCTGGTGGAGTTCAGAGAGAATAAGATAGTCATAGTGCCTCTGGAGGGCGTATATAGGCCTAAACAAGGCGACATCGTTATAGGCTATATTACGGACGTCTTGGCATCGGGCTGGGAGGTCGACATAAGAGCGCCCTTCCCTGCGTGGCTCCCGCTCAATGAGGCAGTCACTAAATATATAGACTTGGAGCGCATCGCGTTGACGAGCCTGTTGAACATCGGCGATGTAGTGATAGCGCAAGTTAAGGACATAGACCTAACCGACGAATATCCGGTGACATTGACTCTGAGAGAGGGCGAGAGGCTGGGCAAGATAGAGAGCGGATTCATCGCAGAGATATCGCCGGTCAAAGTGCCCAGAGTAATAGGCAAAAAGGGTAGCATGTTGGCCACGATCTCGGAGCTCGGATGCGAGCTCACGATAGGCCAGAACGGGAGAATCTGGGCAAAATGCCGCGACACTGAGGCAGAGCTGGCCCTATTGAAGGTGCTAGCTAAGATCGAGAGAGAAAGCCATGTGGCGGGATTGACCGACAGAGTTAAGGCCTTTATTGAAAGCCTTAAAAATAGCTCAAAGGGAGGCTCACTATGA
- a CDS encoding prefoldin subunit beta, which yields MAQLPPSLQDLVNRFQQAQNQLQSVLLRKQQYEAELRDVEKALGEIEKLPQDAKIYKSVGSFLLQTNKDAAVQELKERKELLELHIKTLSRQESMLREQLDKLRDDINKELAKAKGAGGAQQTGGVAKGGG from the coding sequence ATGGCTCAACTTCCACCGTCTTTGCAAGACCTAGTTAACAGATTCCAACAAGCACAAAATCAGCTTCAGAGCGTGTTGTTACGCAAACAGCAGTACGAGGCGGAGCTCCGCGATGTGGAGAAGGCTCTAGGCGAGATCGAGAAGTTGCCGCAAGATGCAAAGATCTATAAATCTGTGGGAAGCTTCCTTCTCCAGACCAACAAAGACGCAGCAGTACAAGAGCTTAAGGAGAGGAAAGAGCTTCTGGAGCTCCATATAAAAACTCTATCGAGACAAGAGTCGATGTTGAGGGAACAGTTGGATAAGTTGAGGGACGATATCAACAAGGAGTTGGCCAAGGCTAAGGGCGCTGGCGGAGCTCAACAAACTGGCGGAGTAGCCAAGGGAGGAGGCTAG
- a CDS encoding 50S ribosomal protein L37ae gives MPYSHTKVVGPAGRYGTRYGMGLRRKVITIETKQRGIHRCPNCRSLVRLKRLAFGIWQCPKCGFTFAGGAWTPQTILGRTLTPEELKQVEAQKAKWRGVSQTPSE, from the coding sequence ATGCCTTACAGCCACACTAAAGTAGTAGGGCCGGCCGGAAGATACGGCACACGTTATGGCATGGGCTTGAGGAGGAAAGTTATAACGATAGAGACGAAGCAGAGAGGGATCCACCGCTGTCCCAACTGCAGATCGCTCGTCAGATTGAAGAGGCTTGCGTTCGGCATATGGCAATGCCCGAAGTGCGGCTTCACCTTCGCAGGAGGCGCTTGGACTCCACAGACTATTCTAGGGCGGACTCTAACGCCGGAGGAGCTAAAACAAGTCGAGGCCCAGAAGGCTAAGTGGAGGGGAGTATCTCAAACTCCGAGTGAATAG
- a CDS encoding DEAD/DEAH box helicase family protein: MTVTMMWDRGTLILSGDVPPQIRELSFVKYDKRVGKYRSLAMYYYRIKTILDSLGARYEDLVMAPLCTSVESAKRPSLRPYQEEALKSWLRHKRGVITMPTGAGKTYVAIGAIAELSVSTLVVVPTIDLLKQWERRLGEFFPGRVGVWYGEEKRERCITVTTYDSAYLSIESLGNKFPLLIFDEVHHLPSEAYRQIAELSPAPYRLGLTATPERSDELHLLLPELVGPVVYRMSLSEASGKYLADYDVEIIKVGLTDEEEAKYRELEKIYKGYLKAKGLRFRSPTDFHKLVILAGRDRGARQALEAWHEMRRILFESRSKVDVVADLLKAHPNSKVLIFTEYTALARAISQRYLIPEVTYDIPQQERDIIIDMFRRGEIKAVVTGKVLDEGIDVPDVDVVIILGGTSSSRQYIQRIGRALRLKPYTAKIYEVISARTREVDMSRRRRRGLKA; encoded by the coding sequence GTGACAGTCACAATGATGTGGGATAGGGGTACTCTCATTCTGTCGGGCGATGTGCCGCCACAGATCAGAGAGCTCTCCTTCGTTAAATATGACAAGAGAGTTGGAAAATACAGATCGCTCGCTATGTACTATTATAGGATCAAGACAATCTTGGACTCTCTGGGAGCTCGCTATGAGGATCTAGTTATGGCGCCCCTTTGTACGTCAGTAGAGTCTGCCAAGAGGCCCTCTCTGAGGCCATACCAAGAAGAGGCTTTGAAGAGCTGGCTGAGACACAAAAGGGGCGTGATAACCATGCCGACAGGCGCCGGAAAGACCTACGTCGCCATCGGGGCTATCGCTGAACTCAGCGTTTCCACATTGGTGGTGGTGCCCACCATAGACCTCCTCAAACAGTGGGAGAGAAGATTGGGCGAGTTTTTCCCGGGCAGAGTCGGCGTATGGTACGGCGAGGAGAAGAGGGAGCGTTGTATTACCGTCACTACGTACGATTCAGCGTATCTCTCCATCGAGAGCTTAGGAAATAAATTCCCCTTGCTTATCTTCGACGAAGTTCACCATCTGCCCTCCGAGGCTTACAGGCAGATAGCGGAGCTCTCGCCTGCTCCGTACAGGCTCGGGCTGACGGCGACGCCTGAGAGATCCGATGAGCTACATCTGCTTTTACCCGAGCTAGTAGGGCCTGTAGTATACAGAATGTCTCTATCGGAGGCCTCAGGCAAATACTTGGCGGATTACGATGTAGAGATAATAAAGGTGGGCTTGACGGATGAGGAGGAGGCCAAATACAGGGAGCTTGAGAAGATCTATAAAGGGTATCTCAAGGCCAAGGGCTTGAGGTTCAGATCTCCGACGGATTTCCACAAGTTGGTTATATTGGCGGGGCGCGATAGAGGCGCCAGACAAGCTCTAGAGGCTTGGCACGAGATGAGGAGGATCTTGTTTGAAAGCAGAAGCAAAGTCGACGTAGTAGCTGATCTGCTCAAGGCCCACCCCAATAGCAAAGTCCTCATATTCACCGAATATACGGCGTTAGCTAGGGCGATCTCACAGCGCTACTTAATCCCCGAGGTCACCTACGACATCCCACAGCAGGAGCGCGATATCATAATCGATATGTTTAGAAGAGGCGAGATAAAGGCTGTAGTCACTGGCAAGGTTCTCGATGAGGGCATAGACGTGCCCGACGTAGACGTAGTCATCATTTTGGGCGGAACTTCGTCGAGCCGGCAGTACATTCAGCGAATAGGCAGGGCGCTGAGGTTAAAGCCATATACGGCCAAAATATATGAAGTAATCAGCGCTAGAACTCGGGAGGTCGATATGTCGAGGAGAAGGCGCAGAGGTCTTAAGGCCTAG
- a CDS encoding phosphopantetheine adenylyltransferase, translating into MRLQYRHVVLGGTFDTLHSGHVKLLATASLIGENILIGLTSDAFASTYKQYNVKPFTIRLANLKSLMSLIAPERKIEITAINDPYGPAISRPELEALVVSRETLGRGLEINDERIRRGLRPMDLVMISTVRDGLGNILSSTFIRRLLNIK; encoded by the coding sequence GTGAGGCTTCAGTATAGACATGTAGTTCTGGGAGGCACCTTCGACACGCTCCATTCGGGCCATGTAAAATTGTTAGCTACGGCGTCCCTAATAGGCGAGAACATACTCATAGGCTTAACAAGCGACGCCTTTGCGTCAACTTACAAACAGTATAACGTCAAGCCGTTCACTATAAGGTTGGCCAACTTGAAGTCGTTGATGAGCCTGATAGCGCCTGAAAGGAAGATAGAAATAACGGCTATAAATGATCCCTATGGTCCGGCCATCTCAAGACCCGAGCTTGAGGCTCTCGTAGTCAGCAGAGAGACATTGGGGCGAGGCCTTGAGATAAACGACGAGAGAATACGACGCGGTCTCCGGCCTATGGATTTAGTCATGATATCTACAGTGAGGGACGGCCTGGGCAATATTCTATCATCTACATTCATAAGGCGTCTTCTGAACATCAAATGA
- a CDS encoding aldo/keto reductase, with product MKEVKCLRSVGCVSAIGMGTWGMGGGFWTPDHSQDRAWVEALKLGIELGMTLIDTAEMYGGGHSEELVGEAIKGHKREDVFIVTKVWPNHAKYEEALRSIQASVKRLGTYADLILLHWPSDSVPICETVRAFEEAIDRGLTRFWGLSNFDVRGIEEARQCAKRYDIAAIENRYSLKYRADEASVIPYAQREGLLYLAYTPIEKGALASDTLLIELGRKYGKTPIQIALNWYIKLEPVVPIPKAGSVAHVQENAGAMGWRLSEDDWRRISEHFK from the coding sequence ATGAAAGAGGTGAAATGTCTTAGGTCTGTAGGCTGCGTCTCAGCGATAGGGATGGGGACGTGGGGCATGGGCGGAGGCTTCTGGACGCCCGACCACAGCCAAGACAGAGCTTGGGTAGAGGCGTTGAAGTTGGGCATTGAGCTCGGCATGACGCTCATTGATACAGCCGAGATGTACGGCGGGGGGCACAGCGAGGAGCTCGTGGGAGAGGCCATCAAGGGCCACAAGAGGGAGGACGTCTTCATCGTGACTAAGGTATGGCCCAACCATGCCAAGTATGAGGAGGCCTTGAGGTCTATACAGGCGAGCGTCAAAAGGTTGGGCACTTACGCCGACTTGATTCTACTCCATTGGCCTAGCGACAGCGTCCCTATATGCGAGACGGTCAGAGCCTTTGAAGAGGCCATAGACAGAGGGCTCACCCGCTTTTGGGGCCTGAGCAACTTCGACGTACGCGGCATAGAGGAGGCGAGGCAATGCGCCAAGAGATACGACATAGCCGCGATAGAGAACAGGTACAGTTTGAAATACCGCGCTGACGAGGCATCAGTGATACCCTATGCGCAGAGGGAGGGGCTGCTCTACTTGGCCTATACCCCAATAGAGAAGGGCGCCCTTGCGAGCGATACCCTCTTAATAGAATTAGGAAGAAAATACGGAAAAACCCCTATACAAATAGCCCTCAATTGGTATATAAAGTTAGAGCCGGTCGTCCCGATACCTAAGGCCGGGAGTGTAGCGCACGTGCAAGAGAATGCTGGCGCGATGGGCTGGCGGCTCAGCGAAGACGACTGGAGGAGAATAAGCGAACACTTCAAGTAG